From a region of the Actinopolymorpha singaporensis genome:
- a CDS encoding SDR family NAD(P)-dependent oxidoreductase encodes MNVFDSFSLTGRKALVTGGNRGLGRAFTVALARAGAEVAFVSRHADRNKQAAAELAESGVPVVPITGDITVAADVDRAVEETVSALGGLDILVNNAGVCFHAPSWEVTDEEWDQVFDLNVRALWRCCRVAGRHMAANGGGSIVNVGSISGMIVNRPQWQPAYNASKAAVHQLTKSLAAEWAPHGIRVNALAPGYVKTEMAPVDRPEFRRQWIEDAPQQRYASPEEIAPSVVFLASPAASFMTGSVLVVDGGYTVF; translated from the coding sequence GTGAACGTCTTCGACAGCTTCAGCCTCACGGGTCGCAAGGCCCTGGTCACCGGCGGCAACCGCGGCCTGGGCAGGGCCTTCACGGTCGCGCTGGCCCGGGCCGGCGCCGAGGTCGCCTTCGTCTCCCGGCACGCCGACCGCAACAAGCAGGCCGCCGCGGAGCTGGCCGAAAGCGGCGTACCCGTGGTGCCGATCACCGGCGACATCACCGTCGCCGCCGACGTGGACCGCGCGGTGGAGGAGACCGTCTCGGCGCTCGGCGGCCTGGACATCCTGGTCAACAACGCCGGGGTGTGCTTCCACGCGCCGTCGTGGGAGGTCACCGACGAGGAGTGGGACCAGGTGTTCGATCTGAACGTCCGTGCGCTGTGGCGGTGCTGCCGGGTCGCCGGACGCCACATGGCCGCCAACGGAGGAGGCTCGATCGTCAACGTGGGTTCGATTTCCGGCATGATCGTCAACCGCCCGCAGTGGCAGCCCGCATACAACGCGTCGAAGGCGGCCGTGCACCAGTTGACGAAGTCGCTGGCGGCGGAGTGGGCGCCGCACGGCATCCGGGTCAACGCACTCGCGCCCGGTTACGTCAAGACCGAGATGGCGCCGGTGGACCGGCCGGAGTTCCGGCGGCAGTGGATCGAGGATGCGCCCCAGCAGCGATACGCCTCCCCCGAGGAGATCGCGCCGAGCGTTGTGTTCCTGGCCAGTCCGGCGGCGTCGTTCATGACCGGGTCCGTGCTCGTCGTCGACGGCGGTTACACCGTCTTCTGA
- a CDS encoding phytanoyl-CoA dioxygenase family protein, producing the protein MERKQPTPLDDFLFDLRGYLVLKNAVEPDLLDDLNHAFDNFPELAPGQWWGNAQRRDYTDETGFELHNCVEAGEPFERLVDHPSWISLVTHFAGEEKCYVEGVFIDECIASIRTSGGHHPVHSGGFQGAVRGAYQYKNGVFRCGQVNIILALTDVREGDGATMVVPGSHKSNFPHPLAGDYAAGDRMDTLEGAVPLYLEKGDALLFVDGLMHGGSSRTNPGERRVLIYRYGPSWARTRFNYEYSQELLDRLTPERRQILQPVAPARPPVAQPVP; encoded by the coding sequence GTGGAACGAAAGCAGCCGACCCCGCTGGACGACTTCCTGTTCGACCTTCGTGGTTACCTCGTGCTGAAGAACGCCGTCGAGCCGGACCTCCTGGACGACCTCAACCACGCCTTCGACAACTTCCCCGAGCTCGCCCCCGGCCAGTGGTGGGGCAACGCGCAGCGCCGCGACTACACCGACGAGACCGGCTTCGAGCTGCACAACTGCGTCGAGGCCGGCGAGCCGTTCGAGCGGCTCGTCGACCACCCGTCCTGGATCAGCCTGGTCACGCACTTCGCCGGCGAGGAGAAGTGTTACGTGGAAGGCGTCTTCATCGACGAGTGCATCGCCTCCATCCGTACCTCCGGCGGCCACCACCCGGTGCACAGCGGCGGTTTCCAGGGCGCGGTGCGCGGGGCCTACCAATACAAGAACGGCGTCTTCCGCTGCGGCCAGGTGAACATCATCCTGGCGCTCACCGACGTGCGCGAGGGTGACGGCGCGACGATGGTCGTCCCGGGCAGCCACAAGTCGAACTTCCCGCACCCGCTGGCCGGTGACTACGCGGCCGGGGACCGGATGGACACCCTGGAGGGCGCGGTCCCGCTGTATCTGGAGAAGGGCGACGCGCTGCTGTTCGTGGACGGGCTGATGCACGGTGGGAGCAGTCGCACCAACCCGGGCGAGCGCCGGGTCCTCATCTACCGCTACGGCCCCTCGTGGGCGCGGACGAGGTTCAACTACGAGTACTCCCAGGAACTGCTGGACCGGCTGACTCCGGAACGGCGGCAGATCCTGCAGCCGGTCGCCCCGGCCCGTCCGCCGGTGGCGCAGCCCGTCCCCTGA
- a CDS encoding ABC transporter ATP-binding protein produces the protein MTAAATPPHPNGPVLRATNLTRHFRVGGRLGRNTLHAVDGVDLTIGRREIVALVGESGSGKSTVARLLALLHPVTAGEIHYHGRPVGSLRGRRQRLDYRRRVQMVFQDPYSSLSPVYPVSHAILRSLRLHRGDLSATERREEAERLLGLVGLTPPGEVMRKYPHELSGGQRQRVGFAAALACRPEVILADEPVSMLDVSIRIGLLNLMARLREQEDVSFLYITHDLASARYVADRMMVMYAGQVVESGPAEQVLADPRHPYTQLLLSAAPDPDAMREESGPDDYGEPPRVVDPEEGCRFRPRCPLAIPVCETVTPPLGELTPGHSAACHVAALHKSG, from the coding sequence ATGACCGCCGCAGCGACGCCACCGCATCCGAATGGCCCGGTGCTGCGGGCCACCAACCTCACCCGCCACTTCCGGGTCGGCGGCCGGCTGGGCCGCAACACCCTGCACGCCGTGGACGGGGTGGACCTCACGATCGGGCGGCGCGAGATCGTCGCACTGGTGGGTGAGAGTGGCAGCGGCAAGAGCACGGTGGCGAGACTGCTCGCCCTGCTCCACCCGGTCACCGCGGGTGAGATCCACTACCACGGCCGGCCGGTCGGTTCGCTGCGTGGCCGGCGGCAACGCCTGGACTACCGCCGCCGGGTCCAGATGGTCTTCCAGGACCCCTACAGCTCACTGAGCCCGGTCTACCCCGTCTCGCACGCGATCCTGCGGTCGCTGCGGCTGCACCGCGGCGACCTGTCCGCGACCGAGCGGCGGGAGGAGGCCGAACGCCTGCTCGGCCTGGTGGGCCTCACCCCGCCCGGTGAGGTGATGCGGAAGTACCCGCACGAACTGAGCGGCGGTCAGCGGCAACGGGTCGGGTTCGCCGCGGCGCTGGCCTGCCGGCCGGAGGTGATCCTGGCCGACGAGCCGGTGTCGATGCTGGACGTCTCGATCCGGATCGGGCTGCTCAACCTGATGGCGAGGCTGCGCGAGCAGGAGGACGTGTCGTTCCTCTACATCACCCACGACCTGGCCAGCGCGCGGTACGTCGCCGACCGGATGATGGTGATGTACGCCGGACAGGTGGTGGAGAGCGGGCCCGCCGAGCAGGTGCTCGCCGACCCGCGTCATCCGTACACCCAACTGCTGCTGTCGGCCGCACCGGACCCGGACGCGATGCGGGAGGAGAGCGGCCCCGACGACTACGGCGAGCCGCCGCGGGTCGTCGACCCCGAGGAGGGCTGCAGGTTCCGGCCGCGGTGCCCGCTGGCGATCCCGGTGTGCGAGACCGTCACGCCACCACTGGGTGAGCTGACCCCGGGCCACTCCGCCGCCTGCCACGTCGCGGCCCTGCACAAGTCCGGCTGA
- a CDS encoding ABC transporter ATP-binding protein: protein MRTLSSSPDTTPDPRQPLLDITDLVVEYGMHEPVRAVDQVSLRVRRGEFVGIVGESGCGKSTLLYAVARLLSPPARIVSGQVDFAGHQMVRLTEDELRPIRWRDYSVVMQSAMNALNPVLSIGAQLRDAMAAHERVPAAQMRQRSEEVLRLVGIDPIHLTSYPHQLSGGMRQRAMIAMALVFRPDLIIMDEPTSALDVVAQRSLMRRVKALQEEFGFAVVFVTHDMSLVSHYSDRLAIMYAGQLVELGPTREVFAHARHPYSVGLLGAFPSLRGERRELTGIPGAPPDLRHPPRGCRFQPRCPKVMDICREDPPPYQVGATELVRCHLYGPGAPEHQEPR, encoded by the coding sequence GTGCGAACGCTGTCCAGCAGCCCTGACACCACACCGGATCCGCGTCAACCACTGCTTGACATCACCGACCTGGTAGTCGAGTACGGCATGCACGAGCCGGTCCGGGCGGTCGACCAGGTGAGCCTGCGGGTGCGCCGGGGCGAGTTCGTGGGCATCGTCGGCGAGTCAGGGTGTGGCAAGTCCACCTTGCTCTACGCCGTCGCCCGGCTGCTCAGCCCGCCCGCGCGCATCGTGTCCGGGCAGGTCGACTTCGCCGGGCACCAGATGGTCCGGCTCACCGAGGACGAGCTGCGCCCGATCCGCTGGCGCGACTACTCCGTGGTGATGCAGAGCGCGATGAACGCGCTCAATCCCGTACTCAGCATCGGCGCCCAACTGCGCGACGCGATGGCCGCGCACGAACGCGTTCCGGCCGCGCAGATGCGGCAGCGGTCGGAGGAGGTGCTGCGGCTGGTGGGCATCGACCCGATCCACCTGACCAGCTACCCCCACCAGCTGTCCGGCGGGATGCGGCAGCGCGCGATGATCGCGATGGCGCTGGTGTTCCGGCCCGACCTGATCATCATGGACGAGCCGACGTCCGCGCTCGACGTGGTGGCGCAGCGGTCGCTGATGCGGCGGGTCAAGGCGCTGCAGGAGGAGTTCGGGTTCGCGGTCGTGTTCGTCACCCACGACATGTCTCTGGTCAGCCACTACTCCGACCGGCTGGCGATCATGTACGCCGGGCAGCTGGTCGAGCTGGGCCCGACCCGCGAGGTGTTCGCGCACGCCCGGCATCCGTACAGCGTGGGCCTGCTCGGCGCGTTCCCCTCCCTGCGCGGTGAGCGCCGGGAGCTGACCGGCATCCCGGGCGCTCCGCCGGACCTGCGGCACCCGCCGCGTGGCTGCCGTTTCCAGCCGCGCTGTCCGAAGGTGATGGACATCTGCCGGGAGGACCCGCCGCCGTACCAGGTCGGCGCCACCGAACTCGTCCGGTGCCATCTCTACGGACCCGGCGCACCCGAGCACCAGGAGCCGCGATGA
- a CDS encoding ABC transporter permease, whose translation MSTDLSHTSGTGSTDDAATAVEAAAQEDDNRHRSAIGQLLGSIAHNPKALTGAAVLGMFVLVAVFAPLIAPYDPHATDYGRGVGPSGAHWLGTTTYGQDVFSQLVYGTRQSLLIAFLVGGVATVVSALIGVGAAYVGNLVDHGLSLLTDIFLVIPGLPLLIVISSYIRGGGIMVMVGVIAVTSWAYGARQFRAQALSLRNREFLDAARVRGERTSYTVVFEILPTMSGLLVANFLGAAVYGVLAVAGLQFIGLGDITSISWGSMMHWAENNEALQAGTPLWDLAPGLCIALLGASFSLINYAFDEVSNPALRPPRRRRPRPDRKEVAGANAVQQP comes from the coding sequence ATGAGCACCGACCTCAGCCACACCAGCGGCACCGGCAGTACCGACGACGCCGCCACCGCCGTCGAGGCCGCCGCCCAAGAGGACGACAACCGTCACCGGAGTGCGATCGGGCAGTTGCTCGGCTCGATCGCGCACAATCCCAAGGCCCTCACCGGTGCCGCCGTCCTGGGGATGTTCGTTCTGGTGGCCGTGTTCGCGCCGCTGATCGCGCCGTACGACCCGCACGCCACCGACTACGGCCGCGGTGTCGGCCCCAGCGGCGCGCACTGGCTGGGCACCACGACGTACGGCCAGGACGTCTTCTCCCAACTGGTGTACGGCACCCGGCAGTCGCTGCTGATCGCGTTCCTCGTCGGCGGGGTGGCGACCGTGGTGTCCGCACTCATCGGCGTGGGTGCGGCGTACGTCGGCAACCTCGTCGACCACGGCCTGTCCCTGCTCACCGACATCTTCCTGGTGATCCCGGGCCTGCCGCTGCTGATCGTCATCTCGTCCTACATCCGCGGCGGCGGCATCATGGTGATGGTCGGCGTGATCGCGGTGACCAGCTGGGCCTACGGCGCCCGGCAGTTCCGAGCGCAGGCGCTGTCGCTGCGCAACCGGGAGTTCCTGGACGCGGCGCGGGTGCGTGGCGAGCGCACCTCCTACACCGTCGTCTTCGAGATCCTGCCCACCATGTCGGGGCTGCTGGTGGCCAACTTCCTCGGCGCCGCGGTGTACGGCGTGCTGGCGGTCGCCGGCCTGCAGTTCATCGGGCTCGGCGACATCACCTCGATCAGCTGGGGCTCGATGATGCACTGGGCGGAGAACAACGAGGCCCTGCAGGCAGGAACGCCGTTGTGGGACCTCGCCCCCGGCCTGTGCATCGCGCTGCTCGGTGCCAGCTTCTCGCTGATCAACTATGCCTTCGACGAGGTGAGCAACCCCGCCCTGCGCCCGCCGCGACGGCGCCGGCCTCGGCCGGACCGGAAGGAGGTGGCCGGTGCGAACGCTGTCCAGCAGCCCTGA
- a CDS encoding ABC transporter permease, with translation MPRLIRRLEFFVVTFWAAVSINFLLPRMMPGDPIQQMMARMKGQITGSRRHSLEVMLGLNTHEPLWKQYISYWGQVFRFDFGSSITYFPDSVTSVISIAIPWTLGLVGVTTILAFVLGTLLGAVAAWRRGGVLDSVLPPVFIVVGALPFFWVGLLFLYVFGVLLPWAPIGFGYDITAGQLSFNWQTISQIVSHALLPATVIVLTSIGGWILTMRNTMIGVLSEDYVKMARAKGLPSGRIMLQYASRNAILPNLTGFAMSLGFVISGALLVELVFTYPGVGYLLVQAVTGQDYPLMQALFLLITAATLVSVLIADAVTYVLDPRTRGRA, from the coding sequence ATGCCCCGACTGATCCGCCGGCTGGAGTTCTTCGTCGTCACGTTCTGGGCAGCGGTGAGCATCAACTTCCTGCTGCCCAGGATGATGCCCGGAGACCCGATCCAGCAGATGATGGCCCGGATGAAGGGCCAGATCACCGGTTCCCGACGACACTCGCTGGAGGTGATGCTGGGCCTGAACACCCACGAACCCCTGTGGAAGCAGTACATCTCCTACTGGGGCCAGGTGTTCAGGTTCGACTTCGGCTCCTCCATCACCTACTTCCCCGACAGCGTGACCAGCGTGATCTCGATCGCGATCCCGTGGACGCTGGGACTGGTCGGGGTCACCACGATCCTCGCGTTCGTGCTCGGCACCCTGCTGGGCGCGGTCGCGGCCTGGCGGCGCGGCGGGGTGCTCGACAGCGTGCTGCCGCCGGTCTTCATCGTGGTGGGCGCGCTGCCGTTCTTCTGGGTGGGACTGCTGTTCCTGTACGTCTTCGGCGTCCTGCTTCCGTGGGCACCGATCGGGTTCGGGTACGACATCACCGCGGGCCAGTTGTCGTTCAACTGGCAGACGATCAGCCAGATCGTCTCCCACGCCCTGCTGCCGGCCACGGTGATCGTGCTGACCTCGATCGGCGGCTGGATTCTCACCATGCGCAACACGATGATCGGCGTGCTGTCGGAGGACTATGTGAAGATGGCGCGGGCGAAGGGGCTGCCCTCGGGCCGGATCATGCTGCAGTACGCCAGCCGCAACGCGATCCTGCCCAACCTCACCGGGTTCGCCATGTCGCTCGGCTTCGTCATCAGCGGCGCGCTGCTGGTGGAGCTGGTGTTCACCTATCCGGGGGTCGGCTACCTGCTGGTGCAGGCGGTGACCGGGCAGGACTACCCGCTGATGCAGGCGCTGTTCCTGCTCATCACCGCCGCGACGCTGGTCTCGGTCCTGATCGCCGACGCCGTGACGTACGTCCTCGACCCGCGGACCCGGGGCAGGGCGTGA
- a CDS encoding ABC transporter substrate-binding protein, producing MKRSAVVRLLVGACGLALAATACGGQSGEGGSSAGASTLSVVNASGALWTCNFNPYAPASGQTAGAVWEPLIYVNTLTGKEKPWLATGYKWSPDRKELTFTTRSGVKWTDGKPFTAKDVAYTFNAAKANDALDSYALWGEGVLDSVTAVNDTTVRFRFKRVSTSSFYYIAGQTWILPEHVWSKVKDPVKEMMRKPVGTGPYTIGSCTPQAVTYTKNTKYWQKGKPKVDKVLYPAFVDNQPANRYLAQGKGDWGGQFVPNIDNYWVAKDKAHRKYWYPPSGNVYIGINSAKPYLGDKRVRQALSYAVDRDKVSSDAMYGYQPPANQAAIPTPTFKDWLDQAAVSKYAYGFDPAKVASRLQAAGFTKGPDGMFKTPDGKPFKLSIINNGGFTDWVAAVQVLTASFKKAGITVEALNLNGNEYNRRLSQGQFDLAYMSASSGPTPYYELRDVLYGAYAKPVGQDTSRNYERWKDDATDALIRKYDTMTDKQAQIGVVKQLEQVMLEQVPVIPVTQSVSWSQMDSTRFTNWPTKQNPYANPAPYAAPDWGVVLLNLEPVQK from the coding sequence ATGAAACGATCGGCAGTTGTACGACTTCTCGTGGGTGCGTGCGGCCTCGCTCTGGCCGCGACCGCCTGCGGCGGGCAGTCCGGTGAGGGCGGCAGCTCCGCCGGTGCCAGCACACTGTCGGTGGTGAACGCCTCCGGCGCCTTGTGGACCTGCAACTTCAACCCCTATGCGCCCGCCTCGGGGCAGACCGCCGGCGCGGTGTGGGAGCCGCTGATCTACGTCAACACCCTGACCGGCAAGGAGAAACCGTGGCTTGCCACGGGCTACAAGTGGAGCCCGGACCGCAAGGAGCTCACCTTCACCACACGGTCGGGGGTGAAGTGGACCGACGGAAAGCCGTTCACCGCCAAGGACGTCGCCTACACCTTCAACGCCGCCAAGGCCAACGACGCGCTGGACAGCTACGCCCTGTGGGGCGAGGGCGTCCTCGACAGCGTGACCGCGGTGAACGACACGACGGTGAGGTTCCGGTTCAAGCGGGTGTCCACGTCGTCGTTCTACTACATCGCCGGCCAGACCTGGATCCTTCCCGAACACGTGTGGAGCAAGGTCAAGGACCCGGTGAAGGAGATGATGCGCAAGCCGGTCGGCACCGGGCCGTACACCATCGGCTCGTGCACACCGCAGGCCGTCACCTACACCAAGAACACCAAGTACTGGCAGAAGGGCAAGCCGAAGGTCGACAAGGTGCTCTACCCCGCCTTCGTCGACAACCAGCCGGCCAACCGCTACCTCGCGCAGGGCAAGGGCGACTGGGGCGGCCAGTTCGTCCCGAACATCGACAACTACTGGGTCGCCAAGGACAAGGCACACCGCAAGTACTGGTATCCGCCGAGCGGCAACGTCTACATCGGCATCAACAGCGCCAAGCCCTACCTCGGTGACAAGCGGGTCCGCCAGGCGCTGTCGTACGCCGTCGACCGGGACAAGGTGTCCAGCGACGCGATGTACGGCTACCAGCCGCCGGCCAACCAGGCCGCGATCCCCACCCCCACGTTCAAGGACTGGCTGGACCAGGCCGCGGTGTCGAAGTACGCCTACGGTTTCGATCCGGCGAAGGTGGCGAGCAGGCTCCAGGCGGCCGGCTTCACCAAGGGTCCGGACGGGATGTTCAAGACGCCGGACGGCAAGCCGTTCAAGCTGAGCATCATCAACAACGGCGGCTTCACCGACTGGGTGGCCGCGGTGCAGGTGCTCACGGCGAGCTTCAAGAAGGCCGGCATCACGGTGGAGGCGCTCAACCTCAACGGCAACGAGTACAACCGCCGGCTGAGCCAGGGTCAGTTCGACCTGGCGTACATGTCGGCCAGCTCCGGTCCGACGCCGTACTACGAACTCCGCGACGTCCTCTACGGCGCCTACGCCAAGCCCGTCGGGCAGGACACCAGCCGCAACTACGAACGCTGGAAGGACGACGCCACCGACGCCCTGATCCGCAAGTACGACACGATGACCGACAAGCAGGCCCAGATCGGCGTGGTCAAGCAACTGGAGCAGGTGATGCTGGAACAGGTACCGGTCATCCCGGTCACCCAGTCGGTCTCGTGGAGCCAGATGGACAGCACGAGGTTCACCAACTGGCCGACGAAGCAGAACCCCTACGCCAACCCGGCGCCTTACGCCGCGCCCGACTGGGGCGTCGTCCTGCTCAACCTCGAGCCCGTGCAGAAGTGA
- a CDS encoding ROK family protein, producing MQVSDPATPALLRRINARTVLDTLRITAADQSVAEVAARTELSRPTVDAAMADLVRLGAVVEASGPASTPARPRRGRPARRFCFRADAGHLLGVDVAEESVHAVVADLAGDLVAERTRGVGRDAGRRLRLRAVRATVRAALAAAGVRTGDVLTAVVGTPGTVDADTGRVRFCTALPDWSDLDLARSVSSAFGFPVLVENDANLAAVGEAWRGVAVGCRDIAFLLLGSRTGAGFVVDGRLLRGHGGGAGELGFLDLWEESRTARGDVAEVSAELVAEFVGWGSRRPSRHSLRRPEDRESLSWGVETRPLIEAASGRSREARAALERFVAGAGYGLVTVALLVSPELVVVGGGTAADEVLVDPLRRITHRLLRGRMASPPRVEASALGERAVVLGAVRRGLDDVEPRLLDWFESRVSAEREPRRGAARPRR from the coding sequence TTGCAGGTAAGCGACCCCGCGACGCCGGCTCTGCTGCGGCGCATCAACGCGCGCACGGTGCTGGACACCCTGCGCATCACCGCGGCCGACCAGAGCGTCGCGGAGGTCGCCGCCCGCACCGAACTGTCGCGGCCCACCGTCGACGCGGCGATGGCCGACCTCGTGCGGCTCGGTGCCGTGGTGGAGGCGAGCGGTCCCGCGTCCACACCAGCCCGGCCGCGGCGCGGGCGGCCGGCCCGGAGGTTCTGCTTCCGTGCCGACGCGGGCCACCTGCTCGGGGTGGACGTCGCCGAGGAGTCGGTGCACGCTGTCGTCGCCGACCTGGCCGGCGACCTGGTCGCCGAACGCACCCGCGGGGTCGGCCGGGACGCCGGACGCCGGCTTCGGCTCCGGGCGGTGCGGGCGACCGTACGGGCGGCGCTGGCCGCCGCCGGTGTGCGCACCGGCGACGTGCTGACCGCCGTGGTCGGCACGCCCGGCACGGTGGACGCCGACACCGGCCGGGTGCGCTTCTGCACGGCGCTGCCGGATTGGTCCGACCTGGACCTCGCCCGGTCGGTGTCGTCGGCGTTCGGCTTCCCGGTACTGGTGGAGAACGACGCCAACCTGGCCGCGGTCGGCGAGGCGTGGCGGGGAGTGGCCGTGGGCTGCCGCGACATCGCGTTCCTGCTGCTGGGTTCTCGTACGGGCGCGGGATTCGTGGTCGACGGGCGGCTGCTGCGCGGGCACGGTGGCGGAGCCGGGGAGCTCGGTTTCCTCGACCTGTGGGAGGAGTCGCGCACGGCCCGCGGTGACGTGGCCGAGGTCAGCGCGGAGCTGGTGGCGGAGTTCGTCGGCTGGGGGAGCCGCCGACCCAGCCGGCACAGCCTGCGCCGGCCCGAGGACCGGGAGAGCCTGTCCTGGGGCGTGGAGACCAGGCCGCTGATCGAGGCGGCGTCCGGCAGGTCCCGAGAGGCACGTGCGGCACTGGAACGCTTCGTGGCCGGAGCCGGATACGGGCTGGTGACGGTGGCGTTGCTGGTGAGCCCCGAGCTCGTCGTCGTCGGCGGCGGCACCGCGGCCGACGAGGTGCTGGTGGATCCGCTGCGCCGGATCACCCACCGGTTGCTGCGCGGCCGGATGGCGAGCCCGCCTCGGGTGGAGGCCTCAGCTCTCGGCGAGCGGGCGGTGGTGCTCGGCGCGGTCCGCCGTGGCCTGGACGACGTGGAACCCCGCCTGCTCGACTGGTTCGAGTCCCGGGTCAGCGCTGAGCGGGAGCCTCGCCGAGGTGCCGCGCGACCGCGTCGGTGA
- a CDS encoding tartrate dehydrogenase, with protein sequence MSANTPRTVTATTDRHNGITNPRTHDVAVIAGDGIGREVVPAAIRCLDLAAARHGFGLAWTEYDWGSDHYRRHGAMMPPDGLDRLHAHDAIFLGAVGAPDIPDTETLWGLLIPIRRRFSQYVNLRPVRTLPGAPSPVRGADTMDLVIVRENVEGEYSEVGGRIYRGEPAEAAIQEAVFTRAGITRVAAFAAELAAGRRGLVTSVTKSNGIVHTMPFWDEVVEQTLAGRPGVRLEKILVDAMAAKLVLAPTAFDVIVASNLFGDILSDLAGAIAGSIGVAPSANLNPERDHPSMFEPVHGSAPDIAGQGVANPVGQMWAGAMMLDHLGEPAAAADVVAAFEAVLAAGVRTPDLGGTAGTEEFTDAVARHLGEAPAQR encoded by the coding sequence ATGAGTGCGAACACGCCGAGGACCGTAACGGCCACCACCGACAGGCACAACGGTATTACGAACCCACGCACGCACGACGTCGCCGTCATCGCCGGTGACGGCATCGGCCGCGAGGTGGTGCCGGCCGCGATCCGTTGCCTGGACCTCGCCGCCGCCCGGCACGGCTTCGGGTTGGCCTGGACGGAGTACGACTGGGGCTCGGACCACTACCGCCGGCACGGCGCGATGATGCCGCCGGATGGCCTGGACCGGCTGCACGCGCACGACGCCATCTTCCTCGGCGCGGTCGGCGCGCCGGACATCCCCGACACCGAGACCCTGTGGGGGTTGCTGATCCCGATCCGGCGCAGGTTCAGCCAGTACGTCAACCTCCGGCCGGTGCGTACGCTGCCCGGCGCGCCGAGCCCGGTGCGTGGCGCGGACACCATGGACCTGGTGATCGTGCGGGAGAACGTCGAGGGCGAGTACTCAGAGGTCGGCGGGCGGATCTACCGGGGTGAGCCGGCCGAGGCGGCGATCCAGGAGGCGGTGTTCACCCGGGCGGGCATCACCCGGGTGGCGGCGTTCGCGGCCGAACTCGCCGCCGGGCGGCGCGGCCTGGTCACCTCCGTCACCAAGTCCAACGGCATCGTGCACACTATGCCCTTCTGGGACGAGGTGGTGGAGCAGACGCTTGCCGGTCGTCCGGGCGTACGGCTGGAGAAGATCCTGGTGGACGCGATGGCGGCGAAGCTGGTGCTGGCGCCGACGGCGTTCGACGTCATCGTGGCGTCCAACCTGTTCGGCGACATCCTCTCCGACCTCGCGGGCGCGATCGCCGGGTCGATCGGGGTCGCGCCGAGCGCCAACCTCAATCCCGAGCGCGACCACCCGTCGATGTTCGAACCGGTGCACGGATCCGCGCCGGACATCGCCGGGCAGGGCGTCGCCAACCCGGTCGGCCAGATGTGGGCCGGTGCGATGATGCTCGACCACCTGGGTGAGCCGGCCGCCGCCGCGGACGTGGTCGCGGCGTTCGAGGCCGTGCTCGCCGCCGGCGTCCGTACGCCCGACCTCGGCGGAACGGCCGGCACGGAGGAGTTCACCGACGCGGTCGCGCGGCACCTCGGCGAGGCTCCCGCTCAGCGCTGA